AACTTTTTCAAAATTAACTTGGCAAATTTTGACCATATCATCCACTAAATTTCTGCAAGATATTTCAAACCATGTCTGGTGATGATCATACGAAAGCGATGCACGCACCCGTATACTCCGATTGACAGGGACGTGCGTGCGTGCGGCTAAATCAAAAGACGAGTGAGGCGGCGAGCGTGAATGAGGCCAACCGTGacctgcattcaccttggctgcATGGGCCGTCCATGCCATACAGATACAGTACAGGCCCACGGTTCCAAGCACTACACGTGCGCACCGGGCCTACTACTTTGTACCGAATGGGATACATTTCGTTTGCTACTGATGATCGAGGAAAGTACTCTTTTCAAAATGTAAGACCTATATATTTTGATTTGTTAGAACAACTCTTTTACTAAAAATCACCACGTTAGTAAGTACTAGTAGTAGTTTTTGTGACCTAAAATTAAATTGATACTAATAGATTTATGTGAAAGTGGCTAATTACTTACGAATATTCTAGAATTTAACGGTGTTGTACTTTTACACTCTGTTTGGCTAGCTGTGGCTAGTGACTGGTGTTgatttgctgtgagagaaaagtactactGGTTGGCTGATGCTAATTTGATGtgaggccagtctcagtgggggtTTCATGAagagtttcatgacattaaatatcatcaattttgttaACGTGGCATGGAGAGAGAATGATgtagtttcatgggatgtgatgagagtttcatcaccatgaaactcatctggcacggTTACCTAGTTTCCAGTCTAGATATCTGTGTCCATGAattcccactgagactggcctgaGAGAAAAAATATTGCTGCTGGTTGCCAGGAGAACACAGTGTAAGTGGTAGGCGATATACCCGTTGACGGCGAGGCGTttatggtgacttcgtcaatttcGAGAATTTGGCGGcttagtcttcgaagatgctcatagaggTAAGGTTTGTGTGCATATGTTCGTAGGGGTGAGTCTACATGTCGGAGTTGTAGTCACTGCTAGAAAAATCCACACTAGTACCGGGTAGGAACCTTTGGTTAGTACCGGTCGCTCACCCGGTACCCATCCATCGGTACTAAATACAcaagcatttagtaccggtcggagcgaccggtactaaatggagtgTCTGTACCGGTCGATAACACCGACCGGTACAAACTTCTCCCTCACCGCATCACCCGTATCTTTCCCCCCCTTtcttttctcattttcttttccaCAAGGCGCATGCCACAATCACATGAATCACAAAAAGTTCACCATCACATGAATCAATGAACCAGTTACAGATTTCACAAGAATACATGAACcacaaaaatcacaaaaaagttGCAATCACATGAACGAGCTAATTACAGATTTCACAAACTTCACATGAACAAGTCAAAGTTTCACaagaacaaaaaataaaacacaACATGAAGCCTCCCTGCGCGCCCATGGTGGTCAGCGGCACCGCGCCCTTGGTGCCTGGCGGCTTCCACGCCCCCCTCGCGCCGCCCCCTGCTCCCTGGCGGCCTCctcgcccccgcgcgccgccccctgcTCCCTGGCGGCCGGGGAAGGCCATCGCGGCCTGCgcgctggcggccggcggcctggcGGCGCCCGCCCGCGCACCTCCGCGTCGGGGAGGCCGCGTGCCCCGCCCCGCACCGGGAggccgcgcgccaccgcgctGCAGGCCGGCCGGTGCGCCGGCGCACTCCCCCCGCAAGCTCCTGCctggagaagagagagaagctGTGAGATAGAGATAGGAtacgagagagaagagagagagatggatggGGTGCGGTGGACAGCTGAATAAAAAGATAGGCAGGCGGAGGATGACGGAGAGGGTAGTACCGGCTCTTGAATTAAGCCGGTACTAAAGCTCCCAATTGAGTACCGGGTGGAGCCACTAGCGGTACTAAATGTTTTAGGGGCCATTTAGTACtggttggtggctccagccggtactaaatgattgCTAGCTATTGCAGGCGGATGTCGGTGGagcactttagtgccggctggtgccTCCAGCCAGTACTAATTAACTCCTATGAGCACTGTAggtttggcccggtactaaatgggtacgttagtaccggctgaaaTTGAGCCCGGTATTAATGACCACGGACGAATGTAgagttttctagtagtgagtactatgtaatctaaaaaaattacacatgatTTTATATCAAATATACGATCGGTTAATTTTTGTGATTGTGCTACTTATAAATACTATGAAGAAAGAAGGTGTGCCATCGCCTTCGGGACAAAAGTTATATTTACTGTGATATCATTATATATGGACCGAGGAACATACGGAATTGCTCATCATGTTTCCAGCACCGTACATGCCTGGCGAGACCACACGAGCAAATGTGGGGATTTCGAACGGAGCCCAATAATCAAACTAGTACGATGATAGATGACACTAGATGTGATGTCATATGTGATATGTATATCACGCGTGACCGGTTTTTCTTTACCGGCCTTAATTAATCAGGGTTTTCACCAGTAATCTTCCCGTGGTCACGCACGCATGAAGTGACATCACATCTGGTctagcatcatcatcaccaccatCTATGACTCGTCGTCGTACCAGTAGCGATCGATCTGGGAATGGCCTGGCCTGGCCTCGAAAGGAGCTAATCTAGCTGGCtggcaggaggaggaggtgatgGATCGATGGATCATGGATGGATGCAGCAACGGCAAGTCGCGGATTGGAGGTAGTACAAACTACAAAACATGGTGGACGGACGGCCTGTCCCGGCTGTAGtacgccctctctctctctctgttccaTGCTGTCTCTATTATGCGACCAAGGAATCCGCAGGCAATTGGGCGATCTGGCGCCGGGCGGCGTGGTGCCACGCACCGCCAGTGCTAGGCCGCTAGCTACCTGCGCATGCCGCTGCCTGGTGCCTGCCCATCGACCGGCCGGGTCGGGCCGCCGGGACCAGCCTAAAGCCTACGAGCCCCTTCTCCTCTCCGCCTGCCGCTGTCTCCCCCCGCCCATGCAGCCCTGTGGTGCCGCCTCGCCGACGTGTCGGCCGAGCCGCCCGCGGACCTGCCGCGTTCGCACCGCGCGCGCCAACGAAAACGCCCGCCCCGGCCTGCGGCGGCCCAGCTCCGGTGCCGACGCcgacggccgcgcgcgcgcaccctGCCGCCCTGCTGATGGCGAGCCACGCGTGTGAACGTgcaaggcggcgacggcgagcgagtCAATgctgcgcgcgtgcgcgcgccgcCCGGCTGATGCAGATGCGTACGGTCTACACACTCTCCGGACGTGTAGATAGGATAAGTGTTTTGCCTTGTGCCCGGCGTGCCGGTACGGAACGGAGACGCCACGCGTGAGGTAAGAGCAGCTACCGGATCGGATCGTCACCGCGCGCACCATCGATCGCTGCCTGCACAAAGGCGACGAGCCGACGCGGGAATCCAACTCTGACTCGTCATCCAATCACTTCGGACCGCGACGCCGGAACGGGGCCGGCCGGATTGGTCTCGCCGTCTCGGCCATGCTCTCCAAGTCGTTCCCAGCTTCTTCTTTCTCTCCGATCCACAAGATTGACTCGGCGTCGCAGCTCAGACGTCTGCTTGCTCCCACACGCGATCGAGATCATCAGCTAgctcatctcatctcatctcatccGATGACCCTTGCTCCGCGTACCCCGTCACGATGACGCTTCCGGCCTCCCCCCGGCATGGAAAGTTAGGGCCGGCAGCACGACCGTACGGCGACATTATAATTgccgttccgttccgttccaGCGAGATACGGCCGTAGGCGTATATGGTGCATGTCTCCGTGCACGCGTCATCGTCTGCTTCCGCACCGCATCTATCTCCATCGGTCGCCGTCATCGTCGAGTCATTTTCTCCGTGCAGGGCCAATCGTATGTGGCCATTTGACGTCGGACCCGGACCATCCTGACGTGACTGTCCGGCCCCGTTGCCCCTTGCTTGGATCGATCGATTTCATCACGTCGCAGCTTCTGAAAAGACAATGGCTGCTAGCTATACTTATACGTCTCCGCGTTCGATTTGATCATCTCTTCTTGCTGCTGAAACTCGCAGCAGTGCTATCGCAGGTAGTGACCAGAGAGCATTTCAGTTTCATGGTTCAAAGCACTTCCACGATGCACTGGCCAACTTTTTACAAATATTATAGGAAATCAAGTGGACTCACGAAATGATTTCCTCTGCAACCCTGCTTGCATTTGGGAGCTCGTCTTAAAAGAGAGCTCGATGGATTGCTGCATTATTATCCATACTGTAATCTGAAGAAAGAAATAATCTAGAACAAATCATATAATCACAAATGACTAAAATTGATGAAACGACTTTTAGTCACTTTGGGCACTCCATGCCCTTGATGTAGCATGCCTTAATTAACTATCACTCGATGACAAAGTATACAACTTGTAAAAAAGCATATTATCGTTTCCATGTAAGATGTGGTCCTCAACATCTAAAAGACTACTCACACATGTAAATTCATTTTTCATGCAAGTGTGTCGAGAGGAAGACAACTCACACATAGACCTTGGTTGCATGACAACTTATCTgtatcacacttagaaacattgttgcagtttcaaaaaaaaaaaaaacattgttgCCTATATCACCCATGTCTATATGCTTTAGGAAAGCACTAGGTAAGCAATACAGAATTGTGATAGAATGACTCAAGTAAAAAATGAATTTAATCAACTGATATTAGTACATCCCACTTTCCGATTGCATGGCAGAACAATTGGAGAAAAAGGAATTCCTGACTCATGATTAAACTATTTTGTTCAACTACAGCCACAGGTACAACAATTTGAGTGCAACTCAGGATCCTATGGTTAAATAAAACCACCTAAAGGGATTGTACATGAAGCATTTTAGTTTTGCTCAACACTGAGAAGGAATGGTTGAAGCTGATACTTTACATGTAGAGATGCCCAGCAACACAAGCAGGCTAGATGCACACGGTACCACGTCACAAGTATCTCGAGCCTCAACCAAGTCATGTGACAGTCCAGCTATGTGTTTAAACTCGAGTTGGTTCGGCAGATCACGTCTGTCACAAATTTACAATGCCCCCACGATGGCACATCGTTCGATGAGGCACAGGTACCAGATTGGCATGTCTCTTTGGCGCATTGCAAATCTTGAGAATAATTTTGTGCTtgaatttgtaccagagacctCCCAATCATTGTGCTTTTGTCATCTGAAAGTCTGTTACTCCCTCCCATATCTCTGAGATACATTCTCCTGAACATTTCAGTCCATTCCAGAATTTCTGGTACTATGGAAATATCGATGCACATTGCGCATGAGAACAGAATATTCAGGCCTCAAATATCACTCATCGGGTTTGTTATCTTTTATCCCTGAACCATCTTCCCTTGTTTTTTTGCTTGAAATCTTCAGGGCCTAAATGTGATGCACTTGAATTCATCTCTTCAGAGATCTTTTGGGCTAGTTCAAACTGCCCAGCCTTTTTCAAGTCACTGATCAGTGCGCGATAGACATAAACTGAAGGTTTATGAGACATTTTCATCTTGTCAAACATTTCCAGGGCTTCAGTAATATGGCCAGCCCGTCCATAACAATCAATGAGTGCTGTATATGTTCTAAGATCCGGATTGACGCCTCTCTCAAGCATTTCCCCTGCAAATCTTTTGCACAGATCTAATCTCCCAAGCCTTCGCAAGCAGTTTATTATGGTGTTGTATGTAACAATGTCAGGATAATGGCCAAGTTCTTCCATTAGCTTCACCTCATGAAGCATTTGATCCACCCGACCAGCTTTCCCTAGCATGTCCAAGATAGTGTTGAACGTGACAACATCCAAGCTGGTTCGATCTTTCTTCAACTCTTCAAAGATGACCAAACTTTTATCGATGTCTCCGTATTTACCCGTGGCAAAAATTATGCGATTCATTACAGTAGGATCTCTATCCTGTGttatttccaaaatttctcttacAAACTTGAGTATCAATTCACACCCATCCAACTTCTGGAGGGCCCTGGCGACATTCATATATGAAGTTGAATCAGGAGCAAGTTTTGAAAGCAACAAGTATCTGAATACCTTGGCGAAAAGAGCAAAGCCGTTTGCTTCAGCTGCTTGCTGCAGTAGCATATTGAATGTGTGGAGGCTGACGTGGATCTGCTCATCACGCAGATGCCGCAAAACACGCACAGCATCAACAAGATTGCCAGATTTGCAGAGCTTCTCAACATAAGCCGAAGATGCTGAGGCATCTGAAGCACTAGTACTTGCAGTCGTCGAGGAATAGTGCTTAAATGCCTCAATGGCCTCATCATTGTCGTCATTATCTGAAGCGCACCATTGGAGGTAACGCACAGTCATGGGTGAATTAGTGCCCACAGCGGGCTGTTCCTCGTGGAGTAAGGCACGCACCAAACACCTCTGGAGGTAAAAatgaaagaaactcatgagatcATTGCTCCACTTTGAGATATACAATTCAAACAGCACAGTTAAGAAAGAAGGGGCAAGTTCAAAAGTTCAACCAAACCTAGGATTAGGTCCTGAACACTAACAAAACCCACAGCCGAGATGAGACGGGCTATTCTACCAGATAATCCGTCACAAGGAACCAATCAATCCCCTCACGGAAGCAACCTAGCAAGGTTGTGCTTGGATTCGCAAATTCGTGGCAGGCCCGCGCTAACAGAGCACCGCGACGGGAAATCCTTCGCGGAAATCACGAATACTAATAGGAGAAGCCGGGGAAGTGCAGTACCGGAGCGGAGAGGCGCGCGGTGGCGCCGAGCGAgcgtcggaggaggaggagcgccgcggccgcggggagCCGCCCCATCCGAATGGGGGGAGGAGTCGCGCGGGGCCCTCTTTACTCTACCTCGCGCCGCCGAGGCCATCCGACGGGCGGCGGGAGGGCatccggcggcgctccggggtTCCTGGCGCttaggggcggggcggcggggttTGGGGGCGCGCGGgcacggcacgcggggcaggtGCTCGGGGAAATGCTTCCGAGGGTCggtcgcgcgcggcggcgaaaAGGCCGTGAGGTGGGAGACGGCTCGCTGGGCCAAGCCGGAACGTAAAAGAGTGCGATAGCGTGGCCTAAATTTGAAgatgtttcttcttcttcttctttttttcttttaagacGGTTCTGTTTTGGCACAACGTTTTGTAGTACAAAATTTGTACTTTGCCTAAAACTTGGCAGATTGAAGTGGCGCCCAGGTTTTTCTAGTATAAAAATGCTCCCCAACGGACTTTTTTTGCGTGACAAATAAAGACCAAGTATCTAAATTGACGCATGTTTTGGACTCCCTCTGCTGGATAGGAGTATTTTTTAACGGGAACATTGTCAGTTTGTCAAACATGGGCTATGCACGGGACAGGAAATCAGGTGCGCTAGCCCCAGGCTTTAACGTGTCTAGCAACACCGGCCTGTGTCTCTGTGGGTGGTTTGTGTTACCTGGACATCTCAGAGCGTGACAGCACTAGTGACCGAAACCATGCCGAGCTCATCCCCAGTGGCCATGCCACGCCATGGGATCGGAAgctcgcgccgcgcgcggccccAAGTTAACCCCGCTGCCTGGAAACGCGGGCAGGGTTCGTTACGAAATAACGGCCATGGCACTCCCACCGCTCCCCCGCCCGCGGAACGGGAGCCCCGGAAGAGCTCGTCGCCTAGGAGCTCGCTCCACCAAGGAACCGGTGCGCAGGCGCTCCACgctcctctccccctccccgtcGCGGCGATGGCGTACCGCAGGAAGCAGGGCATCCAGCGGTCGGCCACCTTCGTGGAGGACCACCGCCAGGCGTCGTCGGGCGGCTCAGCGTCGCCGGCCATCGCGTCCCCGCGCGCCACCCGCTTCGCCGACGACAACCGCCGCCCCGACCGCTCCTCCGGCCTGGCCGCGCGGGTCATGGTGGCCTCGTCCGCCCCGCGCGGGGACCTCACGCTGCTGGCGTTCGGCGACcgcttcgccgccgcggcgtcccacGGCGACAGCCAGCCGAGCAGCCCGATAGAGGTGCGCTCCGTTCTCCATTGTAGAATCAAGATCCGACCCTATCTCTGAACGATCGATCTGCTTCGACCGACCATTGTAGGATCCTGTCACCCAGCTCTACACATCGACAACCATGCTGAACGACGACGGGCCCAAGTACGACCTCGAGCTGTCCAAgaaagacgaagcgaggaggCACGGGCTCTGGTCGCTCGTGGCGCAGAAAGCCAAAGTCATGCTCGACGAGAACGGCACGCCACGCGCTCATGTAAGAACTCTGAAaccaaaaggggaaaaaaagttACCAGGCCCGTTCTGCGTGTTCACTTCAGAGTTCAGCCGTCTCACCTCTGTTTCCTCTGCTCGGCTTTTTCGCGTGGGAATTTGCAGTCCTCTGAATCCCGCTGGTCCTACGACCGGGTCCGGAACTCGGACAGCAGCCCCACGTCGCGGAGAGGAGCGCCGGAAGGGAAGCTCGACATCGGAGGGAAGATCAAGAACGTCCTTGAGGCGAGTCGTCCTTGATAGACTGCTCCATCGACGAAGAGTTGTTAGAATTTTTGAGCATTCAAAGCCTGATGGCTGGCTACTGATGCGATTGCTTGCTGGCTTGCAGCAGGAGGGCCTGACGGTGGCCGACACCACGACGcccggcagcggcgccgccgtcgtcgccggccggaAGCTGCAGATCAGGAGGAAGGCGTGCAGCATGGACTTCCGGCGCGCCAACCTGGTGACCAGCTCCGACTCATCGTCGACGCTGTCCGAAATGGACTCGCCTCAGATCAAGGCCTCTCGCGACGTAAGGTGCCTCCTCTTTTTTGTGGCGCCGGCGGGGTGTGTCCCGCTAGTTCGTGGGTTAAGGGGAAAAAAATGCAGCTTCCGCTTCTGCCCGTGCCCCCCCTGCAGGTAGCGAACGCCATGGCCGCCAAGGTGAAGCTGCTGCAGCGGGAGCTCAAGACGCTCAAGGCCGACCTGGCCTTCTCCAAGGAGCGGTGCGCGcagctggaggaggagaaccGGCAGCTCCGGGACGGCAACCACGACGCCGACGAGGACATGATACggcagcagctggagacgctgctCGCGGAGAAGGCGCGGCTGGCGAACGAGAACACGCTGTACGCCCGCGAGAACCGGTTCCTGCGGGAGATCGTCGAGTACCACCAGCTCAACATGCAGGACGTCGTCAACCTCGACGAGGACGACatcgaggaggaagacgaggacgacgtcgacgacgagaaggaggccgagcagCAGTACCAAGGTCGCGGCTCGTCGTCCTTGCCGTCCCAGCTCGtgcaggaggaagaggagcaccAGGCGGCCGGCCCGGGCACCGCCCCGGAGTCACCCTCCCGCCGCAGGGAGTCGCCGCGGATGCCGGGCAccaacggcggcggcaccacGGGCAGGGAGTCGCCGCGGAGGCTGAACACCAACAGCGGCGACGCGGTCGATTACGACTCCCCTCGGACTCGGAGAGACGGTTGACGAAAGGCGGGCTGGTAGTGCATGCCTGTAGAGGACACGTGTTGTCTCTGATTTCTTATTGTGATTTTGCTTAATGTAATTCATAATTCACCTGATCCG
The nucleotide sequence above comes from Panicum virgatum strain AP13 chromosome 3K, P.virgatum_v5, whole genome shotgun sequence. Encoded proteins:
- the LOC120698332 gene encoding pentatricopeptide repeat-containing protein At1g11900-like, giving the protein MGRLPAAAALLLLRRSLGATARLSAPRCLVRALLHEEQPAVGTNSPMTVRYLQWCASDNDDNDEAIEAFKHYSSTTASTSASDASASSAYVEKLCKSGNLVDAVRVLRHLRDEQIHVSLHTFNMLLQQAAEANGFALFAKVFRYLLLSKLAPDSTSYMNVARALQKLDGCELILKFVREILEITQDRDPTVMNRIIFATGKYGDIDKSLVIFEELKKDRTSLDVVTFNTILDMLGKAGRVDQMLHEVKLMEELGHYPDIVTYNTIINCLRRLGRLDLCKRFAGEMLERGVNPDLRTYTALIDCYGRAGHITEALEMFDKMKMSHKPSVYVYRALISDLKKAGQFELAQKISEEMNSSASHLGPEDFKQKNKGRWFRDKR
- the LOC120698333 gene encoding uncharacterized protein LOC120698333: MPSSSPVAMPRHGIGSSRRARPQVNPAAWKRGQGSLRNNGHGTPTAPPPAEREPRKSSSPRSSLHQGTGAQALHAPLPLPVAAMAYRRKQGIQRSATFVEDHRQASSGGSASPAIASPRATRFADDNRRPDRSSGLAARVMVASSAPRGDLTLLDPVTQLYTSTTMLNDDGPKHGLWSLVAQKAKVMLDENGTPRAHSSESRWSYDRVRNSDSSPTSRRGAPEGKLDIGGKIKNVLEEGLTVADTTTPGSGAAVVAGRKLQIRRKACSMDFRRANLVTSSDSSSTLSEMDSPQIKASRDVANAMAAKVKLLQRELKTLKADLAFSKERCAQLEEENRQLRDGNHDADEDMIRQQLETLLAEKARLANENTLYARENRFLREIVEYHQLNMQDVVNLDEDDIEEEDEDDVDDEKEAEQQYQGRGSSSLPSQLVQEEEEHQAAGPGTAPESPSRRRESPRMPGTNGGGTTGRESPRRLNTNSGDAVDYDSPRTRRDG